One Saimiri boliviensis isolate mSaiBol1 chromosome 5, mSaiBol1.pri, whole genome shotgun sequence genomic window carries:
- the PTMA gene encoding prothymosin alpha, producing MSDAAVDTSSEITTKDLKEKKEVVEEAENGRDAPANGNANEENGEQEADNEVDEEEEEGGEEEEEEEEGDGEEEDGDEDEEAESATGKRAAEDDEDDDVDTKKQKTDEDD from the exons ATGTCAGACGCAGCGGTAGACACCAGCTCCGAAATCACCACCAAG GActtgaaggagaagaaggaagttGTGGAAGAGGCGGAAAATGGAAGAGACGCCCCTGCTAACGGGAATGCG AATGAGGAAAACGGGGAGCAGGAGGCTGACAACGAGGtggatgaagaagaggaagaaggtggggaggaggaggaggaggaggaggaaggcgaCG GTGAGGAGGAGGATGGAGACGAAGATGAGGAAGCCGAGTCTGCTACGGGCAAGCGGGCAGCTGAAGATGATGAG GATGATGATGTCGATACCAAGAAGCAGAAGACCGACGAGGATGATTAg